A genome region from Chengkuizengella sp. SCS-71B includes the following:
- a CDS encoding helix-turn-helix domain-containing protein, which yields MLSDLERKVLRILYNFSHSKRRMPTIPELEIKTGKDEKTVRRVLNGLVRGGYIECKGGNTQNIKIIMTRDYDSPFR from the coding sequence ATGCTTTCCGATCTAGAAAGAAAAGTATTACGAATCCTATATAACTTTTCTCATTCAAAGCGTAGAATGCCAACAATACCCGAACTCGAAATCAAAACAGGTAAAGACGAAAAAACAGTCCGTCGAGTATTAAACGGACTTGTTAGAGGTGGATATATAGAATGTAAAGGTGGTAACACTCAAAATATAAAGATAATAATGACTAGAGATTATGACTCTCCTTTTCGATAA